In Streptomyces sp. NBC_01439, the following are encoded in one genomic region:
- a CDS encoding sensor histidine kinase yields the protein MRARLLPLLVILMAGTLLALGFPLAVSLAAGQQQRVVVDRIDDSARFAALAQFFIDAEGSGSMGAAERRETLGQELARYQTLYGIRAGIFYRDDNALARSPGWWQLPDSREGRRALEQALAGRRSHDPPQVWPWQTDGKLLVISPVVLDGDVVAVVATESPTDQMRARILKGWLLIVGGLAAAMLVAFGAALKLTSWVLKPVQTLDAAAHGIATGRMNSRVAAAGGPPELQRLAHSFNEMADNVEEVLEQQRAFVADASHQLRNPLAALLLRIELLALELPEGNEEIASVRTEGKRLTQVLDDLLDLALAEHASAEISLTDIGALTAERVAAWRPYAEEKGVRLTETGRSAITGWADPIALSSALDAVIDNALKFTPAGEEVEVSVSTEGRTVRVAVADRGPGLTEDELLRVGDRFWRSGRHQNVKGSGLGLSISRALLAAGGGSLSYEKNPPHGLRVTVAVPRTDPQGG from the coding sequence GTGCGTGCCCGTCTGCTCCCGCTGCTCGTCATCCTGATGGCGGGCACGCTGCTCGCCCTCGGCTTCCCGCTCGCCGTGAGCCTGGCCGCCGGGCAGCAGCAGCGGGTGGTGGTCGACCGGATCGACGACAGCGCCCGCTTCGCCGCCCTCGCACAGTTCTTCATCGACGCCGAGGGTTCCGGATCCATGGGCGCCGCCGAGCGCCGCGAGACCCTCGGGCAGGAACTCGCCCGCTACCAAACGCTGTACGGGATCCGCGCCGGCATCTTCTACCGGGACGACAACGCCCTGGCTCGGTCCCCGGGCTGGTGGCAGCTCCCGGATTCCCGCGAGGGGCGCCGGGCCCTGGAGCAGGCGCTGGCCGGCCGGCGCAGCCACGATCCGCCGCAGGTGTGGCCCTGGCAGACCGACGGCAAACTGCTCGTCATCTCCCCGGTCGTCCTCGACGGGGACGTGGTCGCGGTCGTCGCCACCGAATCCCCGACCGACCAGATGCGCGCCCGGATCCTGAAGGGCTGGCTGCTGATCGTGGGCGGACTCGCCGCCGCCATGCTGGTCGCCTTCGGCGCCGCCCTCAAGCTCACCAGCTGGGTCCTCAAGCCCGTCCAGACCTTGGACGCGGCCGCCCACGGCATCGCCACCGGACGGATGAACTCGCGGGTCGCGGCCGCCGGCGGGCCCCCGGAACTCCAACGCCTGGCCCACTCGTTCAACGAGATGGCCGACAACGTCGAAGAGGTCCTGGAACAGCAGCGCGCGTTCGTCGCCGACGCCTCCCACCAGCTGCGCAATCCGCTCGCGGCGCTGCTCCTGCGGATCGAGCTGCTCGCCCTCGAACTGCCAGAGGGGAACGAGGAGATCGCCTCCGTGCGCACCGAGGGCAAGCGCCTGACCCAGGTCCTAGACGACCTGCTGGACCTGGCGCTGGCCGAGCACGCCTCCGCCGAGATCAGCCTCACCGACATCGGGGCCCTGACGGCCGAGCGGGTCGCCGCGTGGCGCCCCTACGCCGAGGAGAAGGGCGTACGGCTCACCGAGACGGGCCGCAGCGCCATCACCGGCTGGGCCGACCCCATCGCCCTGTCCAGTGCGCTCGACGCGGTCATCGACAACGCCCTCAAATTCACCCCCGCGGGCGAGGAGGTCGAGGTTTCGGTCTCCACCGAGGGGCGCACCGTCCGCGTGGCCGTCGCAGACCGCGGCCCCGGCCTCACCGAGGACGAGCTGCTCCGCGTCGGCGACCGGTTCTGGCGCAGCGGCCGCCACCAGAACGTCAAGGGTTCCGGGCTCGGCCTGTCGATCTCCCGTGCCCTGCTCGCCGCGGGCGGCGGGTCCCTCTCCTACGAGAAGAACCCGCCGCACGGGCTGCGGGTGACGGTGGCCGTCCCGCGCACCGACCCCCAGGGCGGCTGA
- a CDS encoding endo-beta-N-acetylglucosaminidase, with amino-acid sequence MPETDDVVDPRTPPASVRPTRRRVLVTGAGAAVLLGLAGRARAAAAPAPLPVRAPAAAPAPAPAPVDLAPYASYWFPDSLPSGAPGPGIVWRSLSRWTPESDPDLAHNTSTVPLAQRFTPVPANRDARAGQARIASLVSFGPTAGNPSQGSPTADHYALTHWAYIDELVFWGGSAGEGIVLAPNAPVVDAAHRNGVRVLGNVFLPPVAYGGDLRWTCDLVRRDSLGRFPIADKLVEVARTYGFDGWFVNAETDGGDSALATRMREFLRALRAAGEPHGLRTTWYDAMNNTGRVGWQGALNALNQEFFEDRAGTVSDTMFVDFRWTPDTLAASGTLADRLGRSRHDLWAAVDTESRGWDAVVDWDAIVPRGRDHVVSYGFYRPEWTRNHLTDRSPGAFHRADDRFWTGESLDPARPAPGARWRAPATAVADRSTVTGLPFACSFNTGHGLRWYDSGRVVSDTPWNHLGLQDRLPGRRWAVDTAGARPSVTLDFASAWRGGSSLLVEGELTAPVTIGLHSTRLPLTRGSVLELVHATGPEPVAAEITAKAAAGIAVEVGVAVREPSGPGEPVPYTWLPAATRDGGRGWRTTRAALTALAGRTAYGLAVRITALGKGPVVWRIGAVSVRDETRTRRPVPPTALVVDASSRQDGRARVRLSWRAAAGPDGRPRHYEVWRVLPDGTRRFLGGTCGTALYLPAVPRAGRERAAAFEVRAVDELYAVSEAARTALVW; translated from the coding sequence ATGCCCGAGACCGACGACGTCGTCGATCCGCGTACGCCGCCCGCCTCGGTACGGCCGACCCGGCGCAGGGTGCTGGTCACCGGGGCCGGGGCCGCCGTGCTGCTGGGTCTGGCGGGCCGCGCCCGGGCCGCCGCCGCGCCCGCGCCCTTACCGGTGAGAGCGCCCGCCGCGGCACCGGCACCGGCACCGGCACCGGTCGACCTGGCCCCGTACGCCTCGTACTGGTTCCCGGACTCCCTCCCGTCGGGGGCCCCCGGTCCCGGGATCGTGTGGCGCTCGCTGAGCCGGTGGACCCCCGAGAGCGATCCCGATCTGGCCCACAACACCTCGACCGTGCCACTGGCGCAGCGGTTCACCCCGGTCCCGGCGAACCGGGACGCCCGCGCCGGCCAGGCCCGCATCGCCTCCCTGGTCTCCTTCGGGCCCACGGCCGGGAACCCGTCCCAGGGCTCCCCGACCGCCGACCACTACGCGCTCACGCACTGGGCGTACATCGACGAGCTGGTCTTCTGGGGCGGTTCGGCCGGCGAGGGCATCGTGCTCGCGCCGAACGCGCCGGTGGTCGACGCCGCCCACCGCAACGGCGTCCGGGTGCTGGGCAACGTGTTCCTGCCGCCCGTCGCCTACGGCGGCGACCTGCGGTGGACCTGCGACCTGGTGCGGCGGGACTCCCTGGGCCGCTTCCCGATCGCCGACAAGCTGGTCGAGGTGGCGCGGACCTACGGCTTCGACGGCTGGTTCGTGAACGCCGAGACCGACGGCGGGGACAGCGCGCTCGCCACCCGGATGCGGGAGTTCCTGCGCGCCCTGCGGGCGGCCGGCGAGCCGCACGGACTGCGCACCACCTGGTACGACGCCATGAACAACACCGGCCGGGTGGGCTGGCAGGGCGCCCTCAACGCGCTCAACCAGGAGTTCTTCGAGGACCGGGCCGGGACGGTCTCGGACACGATGTTCGTGGACTTCCGTTGGACCCCGGACACCCTGGCCGCCTCGGGCACGCTCGCCGACCGCCTCGGCCGCTCCCGCCACGACCTGTGGGCCGCGGTCGACACCGAATCCCGCGGCTGGGACGCGGTCGTCGACTGGGACGCGATCGTCCCGCGCGGGCGGGACCACGTCGTCAGCTACGGCTTCTACCGGCCCGAGTGGACCCGCAACCACCTCACCGACCGCTCCCCCGGCGCCTTCCACCGTGCCGACGACCGGTTCTGGACGGGCGAGTCCCTGGACCCGGCCCGGCCGGCGCCCGGGGCCCGCTGGCGGGCGCCGGCGACGGCCGTCGCCGACCGGTCCACCGTCACCGGGCTCCCCTTCGCCTGCTCCTTCAACACCGGGCACGGGCTGCGCTGGTACGACAGCGGCAGGGTCGTTTCGGACACGCCCTGGAACCACCTCGGGCTCCAGGACCGGCTCCCCGGCCGCCGCTGGGCGGTCGACACCGCCGGGGCGCGCCCCTCGGTCACCCTGGACTTCGCGAGCGCCTGGCGCGGCGGCTCCAGCCTGCTGGTCGAGGGCGAGCTGACCGCCCCGGTGACCATCGGGCTGCACTCCACACGGCTGCCGCTGACCCGCGGGTCGGTCCTGGAGCTGGTGCACGCCACCGGACCGGAGCCGGTCGCCGCGGAGATCACGGCGAAAGCCGCGGCGGGGATCGCGGTGGAGGTCGGCGTGGCCGTCCGCGAGCCGTCCGGCCCCGGCGAGCCCGTCCCGTACACGTGGCTGCCGGCCGCGACCCGGGACGGTGGGCGGGGCTGGCGCACGACGCGGGCCGCTCTGACGGCACTGGCCGGCAGGACCGCGTACGGCCTCGCGGTACGGATCACCGCGCTCGGGAAGGGACCGGTGGTGTGGCGGATCGGCGCCGTGTCGGTGCGCGACGAGACCCGCACCCGGCGCCCGGTGCCTCCCACCGCACTGGTCGTGGACGCCTCGTCCCGGCAGGACGGCCGGGCCCGGGTGCGTCTGTCCTGGCGGGCGGCGGCCGGCCCCGACGGGCGGCCGCGCCACTACGAGGTGTGGCGGGTCCTGCCCGACGGCACGCGGCGCTTCCTCGGGGGCACCTGCGGCACCGCCCTGTACCTGCCCGCCGTCCCGCGCGCCGGACGGGAACGGGCGGCGGCCTTCGAGGTCCGGGCCGTCGACGAGCTGTACGCGGTGTCGGAGGCGGCCCGCACCGCCCTCGTCTGGTAG
- a CDS encoding response regulator transcription factor: MRLLLVEDDDHVAAALSAILARHGFQVTHARNGEEALQALLPAGAPTCPQPYGVILLDLGLPDQDGYEVCGKIRKRTATPVIMVTARADVRSRIHGLNMGADDYVVKPYDTGELLARIHAVARRTGASEEVAGTGTAATVRLGPVSIELPNRRVSVDGADVPLTRKEFDLLALLAQRPGVVFRREQIISEVWRTSWEGTGRTLEVHVASLRSKLRMPALIETVRGVGYRLVAPAAP, from the coding sequence ATGAGACTGCTGCTCGTCGAGGACGACGATCACGTCGCGGCAGCCCTGTCCGCGATCCTCGCCCGCCACGGCTTCCAGGTCACCCACGCCCGCAACGGCGAAGAGGCCCTCCAGGCGCTCCTGCCCGCCGGCGCGCCGACCTGCCCCCAGCCCTACGGCGTGATCCTGCTCGACCTCGGTCTGCCCGATCAGGACGGCTACGAGGTGTGCGGCAAGATCCGCAAGCGCACCGCCACCCCCGTGATCATGGTGACCGCGCGGGCCGACGTACGCTCCCGCATCCACGGCCTGAACATGGGCGCCGACGACTACGTGGTCAAGCCCTACGACACCGGCGAGCTCCTCGCCCGCATCCACGCCGTCGCCCGGCGCACCGGCGCCTCCGAAGAGGTCGCCGGCACCGGTACGGCCGCCACGGTCCGCCTCGGCCCCGTCAGCATCGAGCTGCCCAACCGCCGGGTGAGCGTGGACGGCGCCGACGTGCCCCTCACCCGCAAGGAGTTCGACCTGCTGGCCCTGCTCGCGCAGCGGCCCGGCGTCGTCTTCCGCCGCGAGCAGATCATCAGCGAGGTGTGGCGCACCAGCTGGGAGGGGACCGGGCGCACCCTGGAGGTGCACGTCGCCTCGCTCCGCTCCAAACTGCGCATGCCCGCCCTCATCGAGACCGTCCGAGGGGTGGGCTACCGGCTCGTCGCCCCGGCCGCTCCCTAG